TATAGTGTTCCGAAGAGCATTTTACAACGTACCCGGGTGATCAAGGGTATAAAAGTATACGTAACGGGCCGCAACCTGCTGACCTTTACGAAATATCCCGGCGCGGACCCCGAAGTGGACTCCAACATTGCGCTGGGTAACTATCCCAACACCAAACAGGTTGTGGGAGGCCTGGATGTTATCTTTTAATCCATTGTTCAAACAAAACTTCGAAACAGTATGAATAAATATATATTGAGGAGCGCGGTGATACTGGGTATGTTGGGGATGGCCTCCTGTAGCAAAAAACTCCTGGACCTTCACCCCACCAGCAGCATAGACCTCTCGTCCGCCTTCCAAAAGGCCAGCGATGCGAAGCATTGGGACGACGGCTTTTATGCGTCCCTGAGGGGGAACGTATATGGACAATTTATCATGGCCCCCGATATACAAGCCGACCAGTTGAATGCGACGGTGGACTATGGGAACAACTACGGCTTTTTCCAACTCTGGACCGCGCTCCTGGCGGCCGATCAAAACATCGGCCCGCAATGGGCCGGGTATTATAATGCCCTCGCCAATATCAATGAGGCCCTGGCCGGTTTCCAGTTGATCGTACCCCAAAACGCATCCGACAGCGCCACCCTGAAGGAGTGCACCGGGGACGCCTACCTGATGCGTGCATTTTATTACCTGAAGCTGGTGTTGCGCTGGTCAAAGTCCTACAACTCGTCGACCGCGTCCACAGACCTTGGGGTGCCCCTCGTTTTGAAATATGACCTCACCGCACTGCCGGCCCGGGCTACCGTGGCCCAGGTGTATGCCCAAATCCTTAGCGACATCGCTACGGCAAGGGGATTGCTGAGCGGGATTACAGGGACGCCCGGGTCCTCCACCTTCACCCAGGACGCGGCGACCGCCCTCTCCGCCCGTACACGGTTGTACATGCAGGACTGGGCCGGGGCCAAGGCCGCCGCCGACAGCCTGATTGGGTCAGGGAACTATCCGCTGGTCAGCGACCAGGCGACCTTCATCAACATGTGGACCAAGGACCTGCCCAACGAGTCCATTTTGCAGTTGAATGCCAGCCAGCCCAACGAGGTACCCAACGCCGTCAATGTGTACCTCAATTATAACTCTGCCACCGGCGCCAACGACCCGTTGTATCTTCCTTCCCAGTGGGTGGTGGATATGTTCGACAATGCGGATATCCGGAAGAATGCGTATTTCATCAATACCACGGCTACCTTCCAGAATGGGACCTATACCGTTTGGCAGGTCAGCAAATTCCCGGGAAACCCGGCCCTTTTTACCGGGGTCTATTCCAACTATGAGCAGTCACCCAAGATCTTTAGGATTGCCGAGATGTACCTGATCTCCGCCGAGGCGGCTGCCAATGAGGGTCAGGCCGCCGCAGCCGGAGTGCCCCTCAACGAGCTTCGTGCCGCCCGCGGACTGCCCGCCATCACAGTGGCGACCATTACCGCCGACAGCCTGACCAACGCCATCCGTGACGAAAGGTTCCGGGAACTGGCCTTCGAAGGCTTCCGCCTCGACGACCTCGAACGCTGGAACCTGGGCTTTACCCGTCACGACCCGCAAAATATCAATGTACTCGTACCCAATTATACGACCGTGTCCCAGCCGGCAGGTGCCGACAAATTTGTCTGGGGCATACCAACAAATGACATGACCATCAACCCGAACCTGGTCCAAAACCCAGGTTGGTAAACGAATGCCGTGAAAACAACAGGGGGCTCCAGGTGGAGCAACCTGGCATCTGAGATTAAAGTGGCCGCCCCCGTCTGGGGGCGGCTTTAT
This region of Dinghuibacter silviterrae genomic DNA includes:
- a CDS encoding RagB/SusD family nutrient uptake outer membrane protein, yielding MNKYILRSAVILGMLGMASCSKKLLDLHPTSSIDLSSAFQKASDAKHWDDGFYASLRGNVYGQFIMAPDIQADQLNATVDYGNNYGFFQLWTALLAADQNIGPQWAGYYNALANINEALAGFQLIVPQNASDSATLKECTGDAYLMRAFYYLKLVLRWSKSYNSSTASTDLGVPLVLKYDLTALPARATVAQVYAQILSDIATARGLLSGITGTPGSSTFTQDAATALSARTRLYMQDWAGAKAAADSLIGSGNYPLVSDQATFINMWTKDLPNESILQLNASQPNEVPNAVNVYLNYNSATGANDPLYLPSQWVVDMFDNADIRKNAYFINTTATFQNGTYTVWQVSKFPGNPALFTGVYSNYEQSPKIFRIAEMYLISAEAAANEGQAAAAGVPLNELRAARGLPAITVATITADSLTNAIRDERFRELAFEGFRLDDLERWNLGFTRHDPQNINVLVPNYTTVSQPAGADKFVWGIPTNDMTINPNLVQNPGW